The Apium graveolens cultivar Ventura chromosome 6, ASM990537v1, whole genome shotgun sequence genome contains a region encoding:
- the LOC141668208 gene encoding zinc finger protein JAGGED-like isoform X1, whose amino-acid sequence MRPEEGNSLDLNNLPGEDYSAGGGQRKKKHGRENDESGKVYECRFCSLKFGKSQALGGHMNRHRQERETETLNRARQLVFGNDNLIQPTPPHHLLGGHLPISHGGYSHLHHQASHTLKVSGYPPAARYYCGSSSSSNIPPPESYMYPSAPRQLVPYPPSHYNINPPINDYFVGHAVPSTAQLPSYNTTHEGPAPPLNNYTCIGAPVGRRFVQGIGEAGRDTSSTVPNNNNNNYESTSNNNNNNEEDEGGENEESS is encoded by the exons AT GAGACCAGAAGAAGGAAACTCATTGGACCTCAACAACTTGCCTGGAGAGGACTACTCTG CAGGAGGAGGGCAGAGAAAGAAGAAACACGGGAGGGAGAATGATGAAAGCGGGAAGGTATACGAGTGCAGATTTTGCTCCCTTAAGTTTGGCAAGTCTCAAGCTCTAGGGGGACACATGAATCGCCACCGACAAG AAAGAGAGACAGAAACATTGAACCGGGCTCGTCAACTGGTCTTCGGTAATGATAACCTAATTCAACCCACACCGCCGCATCACTTACTAGG TGGACACCTACCAATCTCGCATGGAGGGTATAGTCATCTACATCATCAAGCAAGTCATACATTGAAAGTTTCAGGTTATCCCCCAGCTGCAAGATACTACTGTGGATCTTCATCATCCTCCAACATACCACCGCCAGAGTCATATATGTACCCTTCAGCCCCGCGCCAGCTCGTTCCATACCCTCCATCACATTACAACATCAATCCACCCATCAATGACTACTTCGTTGGCCATGCGGTGCCCTCAACCGCTCAGCTTCCAAGCTACAATACAACACATGAAGGGCCAGCTCCTCCATTAAACAACTACACATGTATCGGGGCTCCGGTAGGACGTCGATTTGTTCAAGGAATCGGTGAGGCCGGTAGAGACACGTCAAGTACCgttccaaataataataataataactatgAAAGTACTAgcaacaataataacaataatgAGGAAGATGAGGGAGGAGAGAATGAGGAAAGTAGCTAG
- the LOC141668208 gene encoding zinc finger protein JAGGED-like isoform X2, whose amino-acid sequence MNRHRQERETETLNRARQLVFGNDNLIQPTPPHHLLGGHLPISHGGYSHLHHQASHTLKVSGYPPAARYYCGSSSSSNIPPPESYMYPSAPRQLVPYPPSHYNINPPINDYFVGHAVPSTAQLPSYNTTHEGPAPPLNNYTCIGAPVGRRFVQGIGEAGRDTSSTVPNNNNNNYESTSNNNNNNEEDEGGENEESS is encoded by the exons ATGAATCGCCACCGACAAG AAAGAGAGACAGAAACATTGAACCGGGCTCGTCAACTGGTCTTCGGTAATGATAACCTAATTCAACCCACACCGCCGCATCACTTACTAGG TGGACACCTACCAATCTCGCATGGAGGGTATAGTCATCTACATCATCAAGCAAGTCATACATTGAAAGTTTCAGGTTATCCCCCAGCTGCAAGATACTACTGTGGATCTTCATCATCCTCCAACATACCACCGCCAGAGTCATATATGTACCCTTCAGCCCCGCGCCAGCTCGTTCCATACCCTCCATCACATTACAACATCAATCCACCCATCAATGACTACTTCGTTGGCCATGCGGTGCCCTCAACCGCTCAGCTTCCAAGCTACAATACAACACATGAAGGGCCAGCTCCTCCATTAAACAACTACACATGTATCGGGGCTCCGGTAGGACGTCGATTTGTTCAAGGAATCGGTGAGGCCGGTAGAGACACGTCAAGTACCgttccaaataataataataataactatgAAAGTACTAgcaacaataataacaataatgAGGAAGATGAGGGAGGAGAGAATGAGGAAAGTAGCTAG